The DNA sequence CAAGAAAAGCACTTTTACTTCCGTGCTTCTGCTTTCAAAGCATGCCCCGGTGTGTCTGCCGGGCCAGCCGAGGGATGCGTCTCTTCGGGCTTCCTCTGCCGTGAAGGGAAAAGTCTCCTTTTGTCCGAGGggctcccacagcccctctcTCAAAGGGGCGGCGATGCACGAAGCTCTGCCTCCATCTCCCgggagctctccctggagtCTCCGTCTGCCTGGACGTGGCCTGCCTGCAAACTCCTTCGCGCTGCGACGCGTGACGGCCCCGGGGccccttccccctctcctcGGGGCTGGCGGGGCCCGCCCTGACCCCAGCCCGGCCCCccgctccgctcggctccgctcgcAGTCCGCCCGCCTCTGCCGGCCTGTGCGGACctgccgcggccgccccgccgggccaGGGCACACCCAGGAGGGTGTGAGCGCAGCGGGAGCCGAGTGCTGGCACGCGTGGGCCGGGGAGAGCCCAGCCCCGCGCTCACCTGGCCCAGCTGCGGGAGCCCGACATCCGCGGGGAGCAGGTATTTGGTGCCGGGGCGGCTCCTCCGGCCGTCGGGATGCTGTCCTGCGCCGGCAGGGCGGCACGGGAAAGGGGTGATCCTCCCGGCTCTGCGGGAAGCTGagggggggaggaagggggtTGCCCGCGTTGTTCCCACgctctggagagcaggaacagggagcccagggctggctgcccGGGCATGAGACTGAGAGTGGGGGATCTGGGCTaggctgtgctgctcttgctgTTTTGGGGTCACCCTGTGCCCCATGCCGAGCCCATGTTCTGTTCTCCATCCTACGAGGAAAGGGAACGGTGGGGTTAGGCACCAGCTTCTGCTGACCTGCCCGGTGGCACGCAGCCTGGGCTGGCTCAGCTCGGCTCCTCCAGAACAAGGGGATCTTCATCTGCATATGGTCACCAGGTTGTCCTGTGCGAGTAGCCCTGAGGCACAGAGGTCTTTGTGAGGCTACCAGCACACGCTGCCGTGTCGGTGACTGTGGCAATGTGCTTGTCACCCCTTCAGATTCCCTGCACCTCACACACTAGGGCTGTGAGTGTGCCGCGGGGGTTGTTTGGTGGGAGCTAAAGGAGGGGTCCTTGCAGCCTTGATGGAGCCCCAGCTCCcactctgctgctctcccactGGAGCCTGGAGCAGAAGCTGAGCAGGGTCTGGCATGTGCCtatccctgctctgcctgggatGTGTGCCCTGCGCAGAGGTGCTGTGCCATAACCACTGATGCTACTGCTGCAGTCACACTCTGAGCTGGAGAACAGTGTGGCATTTCCCCTCCAAACCCTCCAGACAGCACCATTGGGGCAGATTTGTGACCAGTGCCACTCTCTGCCAAGCTCCAGTCTTGATGGCAACAGTCCCTTGGAGCAGCTGAGTTGCAGCTGGTGCCCACAGCCACTCCTCCTGTACTGTGTACCCTGCGTGGGagcctgccaggagctgctgtcaccagtgTTCTGCCCGTGTAAGCAGTGGCAGGGGACAGGGTGACTCCAGGTGAAGGCTGGCTGAGCCCACGTGTCCCTGGTGGAAGTGGTGACTTTGCTTCTGGTGACAGCAGGGGTATAAACCTGCAGCCAGAGCCCCTGGGCATCAGGAAGGGAAATATCCGCACCCATGGCTTCCTGTACTTGTGTTAAGGCTGACTCCCTCAGTGCCACCACTGAGCAGGTCACAGCTGCTGGTCTGGTGCCTAGAAGGTGGAGGGGGCAGCAGGTGTGGGGCTCGTTTTGCTGCTCATCATCCTCTGTGCCTTGGCTGGCTGGACCTGCTGATGGCAGCCCCTGGACATCCCCCAGCCTGCAGAAGCTGCCTGGCCAGGGCCGGGGGCCTGCTCTTGGGGTGCTACCTGGCTGTGTGTGACCCTGTGCTCAGGGTCAGGCAGGCTCTGCCCCCCGGCCCTGGAGGCTCCCATGGAGTGGTATTTAGGAGCAAGGTGACGGGCTGGGGGGCTGCCCTGTTACAGGGGCACACCAGGCTCACACTGGCCACAGCTAGGgcatggcagagctgctgtggtctggctggctgggccagggaggggctgggctaGCTCTGCTCCCTCTTTCCACAGCCCAGACTGGAATGGGACACAGCTCTATGAGGCACACCATTGCCTCCAGCATTGGAGAGGATGTGGCTGGGAGGATGTGGTCAGCTGCCTCTCATGCCTGGCTCAGTGGTCACAGTGAAATGAGAGCCAGGCTTAATCTGCAGGGTGATAGTGTTGCACAGTGTGCCTGGCCTGTTGGGAAGGTTAGGGTGAGGAGGAGCAtctccacagcagcacaagcaaTAGTGAAGATGGGATTTCTCCAGATGGATCGAGGAATACCTTGTTTTGGGCTCCCTGCTTCTTCCAGCCAAGCACCAGGGGATCACAGGGGATCTGGGGATCACAGCAAAGCGCCCTGGCTCTCTCCCCTTGCCAGCATGGAGAACTCAGTGGTggccctgcctccagcctggATCTCTGTGACTGTAGAAATGGGCTCCCCCACAAGTACTTAGACCAAAGCCATCCAGTGCCcgctcagctgcagctccttcagccacACTTGGGATTCCTTGGTGTGCAGGTTGAGCTAAGGGGCTGCCAGGATGGTGCTGCATCAGCAAGGACCTGGATTTAGGAATAAGAACAGGAAATTCCCAGGTCATGGCATGGCACTGGACAGTCCTTGCAGGTGGGGAAGCCTCCCAGACAGAGGGCTGAaccctgggctggggagcaggcCCTGccccctgccagctccaggcttGTTCCAGCTTGTTGGATGAAGGGTCCCAGCATAGCCTGCTGAACAGGTTGGGCTGCACCCTGTGCTGCTTCTTCCCCTGGCACCGTGCCTTGCCTGGGGACACAATCAGCAGCCCCACTATGTCCCAGCACTCTGGGCCACCTGCCAGGCTGCCTGGACACAAAATGCTTCAGTGCTCCATCCCCACGGGGTGGGGGCAGCGTGCTGGGAGGTTTGTGCCAACGCACTGTGTGTATCCCAACAGGACACCTGACGTTTGCTCTGGGACAGTCTGCTGCTATGGCAGAcccccctggctgctgctctacCTGCGccacctgcctgctctgcccctACAGCTGCCAGTGGATCACTGCcaagaaggagaagaggaagggcCTGAGAACCACCAAGGTGATACCTGAGTGATGCTGAGCTGGGGCCTGCCAGCCCCTTTGTGGGAGTCTCAGAGTGGTGGctggggtggggaagggctCTGGCTGGCATGCTCCACCAGAACACTGAGCTGCTGAcctcttgctgctgctcccgCTTCCCAGGCctgagccccaggaaagctggggtGCTACCTGTCACCCTCGCTGCCCAGGAATTGCCCTAGCCTGGAGCGGTGAGGGGGTAAGCTGTGTTCCTGCTGGGTGACGAGAAGGGTAGTGCAGCATTACTGTGCATCTGCAGTGGGGCTTGCACgtgcctggggcagagcagagccccagggctgagctggcaaGCAGGTCCTGGGGCACCTGGCCGTGCACGTGGGAGACACAGTTCCTAGGCTGGGTGTGGCCCCACCAAGAGGGTGTCCCCAGCAATTTGTAACCTGggagtggtgaggccctgggaTTCTCTGAGGTCTCCGACTCCCATGGgagtggctctgctgctgcttgtccTGTCTTGCCTGGAATGTACAAATACGTCTGGGTTGCTAGGTGTCCCTTTGGCACCTGTGGCACCCCTCACCTCCCCCACACACGTGGGACTCGTGGCTGTGGACAATGCAGCTGGACCCAGTCTGCAAACTCACCACTACAAGGGCAGTTCTGAGGCCCTGCACTGCTCTCTGCCCAGCTCATGGATCATGCAGCTAGAAGGGAATGGGACCTGGCTCTCTGCTCCTTCTTATGTCCAAAGTCCCAGCATGCTCCCATGGAGTGCTGCACGGGAAAGGAGGCAGTCTTGCCACAGGGGCTATTCTCCCCAGCCTGGCATAGGCggatttttagtttgttgtAGGACATGCTGATCCATCTTTCTGTAGTGTGGGTCCAGCCAAAAGAGCtagccagggctggctctggtcCCTCTCCATGGCAGCTCAGTGCCTGGACCCCTGGGCCTGCTGTGAccccctgtgctccctgctgctggctgggtgATACCCAGGGGTCTCAGATACCTGCCTGGGGGCTAGGTGCCCTGAGGGTACGTGTATAACTTTCGTCTCTGGCTTTCAGTATGACTGCAGCTggttccttttcctcttctgcgTCTTCCTCTTCACACTGGTGTGGCTCTACTTCGCTATCATCATCCTCAATGATTTCCACAACTTCAGCGAGTGAGTAGGATCTACATCCAGCCTTGTTCCCCATATCACCCTTGCCCCTCTCACCTTCCCCTTTGCTGGCAGATTCATCTTCAGGCAGAGGAAGCTGTGGCTAGACTGGTCCCTGGTCCTGCTCATTCCTACAGCTGTGCTGGTCAGCTACTCGTCTGTGCTGCTGGTGAGCCCTCCTGATCCTGCTGGGCGAGGGGGAATGGgtctgtgctgagcacaggctgccctgtgctgggaggagCCTGCAGCATCTGGAGCTGGGTCAGCCAGagcccctgcctgtgccagggggcCTGAGCTTCTGTGGCTGAGTCCCGTGCCCTGTGAGGTGTGAGCTGTGGGGTacagcccagctctgacagctccTTGCCCTTGCAGGTCCTTGCTTTGTGCTTGCAGCTCTGTGGCCAGCCCTTGAAGCTACACTGGGTGCACAAGGTGAGAGTCGAGAGgtgcctgccctggctgcccttGCTCCTTCAGAAGCTGGGACCAGCCTGCTGGGCTGTGTATGGCTGCTGTGACCCCACTAAGtggctgtgtgtccctgctgaccagggctgcagctgtcaGTTCCTCAGCCACTGAGTCTGGGATGGGAGTATTCCCAGTGCTCAAAGCAtggagcacagagctcagctgcaaACCCAGATGGGGAAAGTGGGGTACCAGGGCTTGGAGGGGTTCATAAGGAAGGGGTGAGGAGGACTCTGCCTGGCCTGCAAGATGCTGTGTGCTCCGCTAACTGCCCTGTGCACACTCCACAGATCCTGCTGATCCTAACTGTCCTGGTGGTGGCTGCAGCCTTCACGGGGCTGGGAATAAAGTGGGCAGAGGAGTGGAAAAGTGCTCGTATCTCCCTGCAGGTGAGTCACCTCGATAGCAGGGACTCCCCCGCTGTGCCCAGATCTGTGGGCTTGAGCTGAAGGATGCTGACTGAAGCCCCTAGCATGGCTGTGTGCACTGGGGGTGAATTCCCTGCCCTTGACTTCTGCTGCCTGGTCAGGCAAGGTGCTCCTTCTACCCCTGCAGTCCTGCTTGGAGCAGCTGCCACCAGACTCATGAGTGCTGGCTGGACTAGAGCAGGGAGTCTGTTCTGTCTTCCAGGagcctgtccctccctccctgccattGTGGATCTTCCCACAGTActggctgcaggggcagatCCCTGGCATTGGGGCACGTGTATTTTGGGGACAGGCACTGGTGCTGGCTGACACCCTGTTTCTTTTGCCTCCCCAGGCAACAGGTCCCTTCCTGCACTTGGGAGCTGTGGGTGGAATGACGCTCCTTGCCTGGCCCCTGGCCAGCTTCATCTACCGCACCCGCAGCACAGGTAATCCCCCTCCGAGCTCTTCGCTTGTCACCTTGGCTGGTGCCCTGCTTCCTGCCaccctgcagctgagcaggtGGGAGTCTCAGAGTGGTGAGAGTCTCACTGTTGGCAGAGTGGTACTCGGGGAGCATCAGTGCAGTCGTGGGAACAGGTCTCCAATGTGGTAGTAATGCCTGCTCTCGGTTGCTTCTCGTGACCAGCCCTTGTTGCAGCTTCCGCCCTCCCTGCTttgcagctgaaggagggctACAGGTGGCAGAGTACTGCAGAAGTGCTGAGTTAGGCAAGGGCACGTAGCAGGACAAGAATAAATCCACAGTGTTCCTGAGGCTGAAGGTGCAATGTTTGACCTAGGGCAACGACAGGTTAATGCCAGGTGAAGCAGCCTTGGCTTATTCCTGGTGAGCTGCAAAATACTTCCTCTGTACCTCATTCCCTCTAACTtctgtctgtgcctgcaggtCTCAGGGTGTTTTTGCTGCTCGTGTACTGTGCAGCGATGCTTGCACTATACCTGGCTCCCTTGGGAATCACCTCCCCTTGCATCATGGAGGAGAACCAGCTGCCCCCCAAGCCAGCCCTAGTTGGCCATCGAGGAGCACCCATGGTGAGTGACCAGCACACTGGCAGTGCTCAGGGTGGATGGGGCAGGCTGCTCCACTAGGAAAAGCCAGATCCTTGTGGCCACAAGTCTGGACAAGCTCTGGCCAGCCCAGAATAGTGTatccccacagcagccagggcagctcaggcttGGAGGCTGGGTGAGCACAGGGTGAGGAGgggatgcagcagctgcaggacagagctgcttcCTAAGCACTACTGGACCAGGCGCATGCAACTCCCAGCAGAAAGCCTGGCTGTGTGGTgtgggctggggagcagggacgAGGCAGGCTCTGGCTGTCTATCCCCAGTCCttttccacccccccccccaccatgTCCAGGTCACCTCAGGCTCATTGTGGTTGCCCTAGAGCCAAGCTGACCTGCTGGTGCATCCAGGCAGGATGAGTGccccctgccccatcctgccCGTGCTCTCTGCACTAACACCGTTCCTTTTTCCAGCTGGCCCCTGAGAACACCCTCATGTCACTGCACAAGGCAGTGGACTGTGATGTGCAAGTCTTTGAGACAGACGTCATGGTGAGGTAAAGGGGCTCAGAGGGTGGAAGGGGTCTGTGTCTCCTGGGATGTCACCTCCCACAGGGGGCATTCTGGAAGACACCTGGAGGACTGATACAGCCTGCATTTGGAGACAGCCCTGTTCAAAGGGCTCTGCcactccctccttcccagtATGGGACAGGCTCCAGCTTGGTGTCCCAATGATTTGGGAGAGGTACTGGGTTTCTGTCCTCCCCATGCAGATTGCCTTTTGGGAAGGGAGGCTCCATCAGGGGAGGGGTACTGCTTGGAAAACAGACCCTGGCTCCAGTTCATCTCATGTAATCCTGTTATTGGGACAGCTGTTTCCGAGAGCAAGGAACTACTTGGTTGGTGGCTTGGTCTCTAGGTGCACATTTTTGTGTAAAGGGCCACGAGTAGAATAAGGATGAGGGTTACTCTGGCAGGTGGCTGGGAGGGGGCAGAAATGCTAAGGCAGGGATAGGAGACAAACAGCTTACAACATATGGCTTTCCTCTGTGTTCTTTTGCCAGTGCTGATGGGGTGCCATTCCTCATGCATGACGAGGAACTCACCAGGACCACCAACGTGCAGGCTGTGTTCCCTGAGAGGGCTGCCCTGAACAGCACTGCCTTCAACTGGACAGACCTCCAGCGGCTGGATGCTGGCAGCTGGTTTCTGGAGGTCAGGAATGTCCTTAGGGTGGCTGGTGAGGAATGGGTGCATTTTTGGGTGAAGCATtagccctgccctgggactcCAGAATCTTTCCTGGTCCTAGCAGACACCTGGACAGGGTGCAGAAGCCTGCACAAATCCCTTGGGCGCAGTTATGCCCCAAGCTGCGGTTTGTTCTGACTCCTCAGCTGAGTCATGGAGGAGGCTGCTTTGAGAGGGGATGTCTCATATTTGCTCTGAGCtgcacagcctgcctgggctTGAAGGCAGCTGTGGCCAGACTCTTCCCAAAAGGTGACTAACTACTGCTGAGCAGCTTTGAATGCCCACAGGTGTTGGGGCTGCTTGAATTCTGTTGTTAGTGGGGAGAAGGGTACAGGGTGCCCCTGGATGTGCATAGGGAGGTTCCCTGTGCCTGTCTGCACTGGAGAGCACATGGAGAGGCCCGTGCTGAATCAGAGACTGGGAGTCTCCCAGGCACCAGTTTGGGATGTGGAAGCTGGCAGGTGGTCTGCCTGTGATGACTGCCCCCCTCTCACCCTTGCAGCGGAGGCCATTTCCCACTGTACAGAGTCTTTCTCCTGGTGATCGCAAGGAAGCAGCTGAACAGAGGATCCCGTCCCTGGAGCAGGCTCTAGAGGCAGCCAAGCAGAGCAACATCTCCATCATGTTTGACCTCCGGCCTGAGAACCACAGTGACTACCAGAACTTTGTCAATGTCACCCTAGGAGTGATTTTACAGTCAGGCATCCCGCTGCAGCAGGTGAGCTGGTCACcaccccacccctgccaggCCTTGCTGTCACACCCTTGCTGTTGTGGGAGGTGCCCTGCCAGCCACACTGACCATCCCTGACACCCACCCCATACACCCCGTCCCCATACATGatccctgctgggcagccctgcaggggtTTCCTAGCTGGGAGAAGTTGCCAATAATTAGGGTTTAATGCCTATGGCTTCAGACCCCTCCAAATACTTTGGTTTCCCAGCACTGGCCACCCTGGTGTGTAAGCAATGACTCAGGCTGGGGAGGagaccagcactgccagcaagAGCAGGAATACAATGCTGAGGCTTTCACCTCCCCACACTCCACCAcacctctccctgcagctcttggACTCCTGCTGAACCTTCCTGTGTTCCCTTTATGCTTCATCCaatccctgcagcacaggataTGTGCTGCCCTCAGGGGACAAATCAGCACTCAAATCACGTTTCTTGGCCTTTTGGGaatgcagagcaggaggggacaTAGAAACGACTTCTACTATAGTGGTGATCCAAGGTGCATtcttgctgcagagctggggataAATGGATTCACTTCTTGAGCCATTCAAGGACCCAAAAAGGACTTAACCGTTGCAGATTTCCTAAGCTGGAACTGCTTTCTCCCTTCAGTGGGACCTCTGCTTATTTCCTGGCTGGGGCAAGCTCTTAGGAGACTGTCCTGGCTGAGATCCTCATGGAAGAGCTGAATGTGGAGACCGGGGGGCAGGAAGCAGCTGTCTAAGCAGGGCCTGGACCTGTGAGGGAATA is a window from the Vidua macroura isolate BioBank_ID:100142 chromosome 14, ASM2450914v1, whole genome shotgun sequence genome containing:
- the GDPD2 gene encoding glycerophosphoinositol inositolphosphodiesterase GDPD2 isoform X4 codes for the protein MADPPGCCSTCATCLLCPYSCQWITAKKEKRKGLRTTKYDCSWFLFLFCVFLFTLVWLYFAIIILNDFHNFSEFIFRQRKLWLDWSLVLLIPTAVLVSYSSVLLVLALCLQLCGQPLKLHWVHKILLILTVLVVAAAFTGLGIKWAEEWKSARISLQATGPFLHLGAVGGMTLLAWPLASFIYRTRSTGLRVFLLLVYCAAMLALYLAPLGITSPCIMEENQLPPKPALVGHRGAPMLAPENTLMSLHKAVDCDVQVFETDVMVSADGVPFLMHDEELTRTTNVQAVFPERAALNSTAFNWTDLQRLDAGSWFLERRPFPTVQSLSPGDRKEAAEQRIPSLEQALEAAKQSNISIMFDLRPENHSDYQNFVNVTLGVILQSGIPLQQVLWLPDGFREDVKQQAPGVQHVYGRKRFENENEPVLHVNLPYQDMSSEEIRQYRQDNISVNLYVVNQPWLFSVLWCSGVSSVTTNACQVLKEMKHPIWLLPNSTYFMIWIVVDCFSFLIIIWAFVLMKKCSHRRRPAGECAWKGSFPPSEPGSACGTLPDRV
- the GDPD2 gene encoding glycerophosphoinositol inositolphosphodiesterase GDPD2 isoform X3, which codes for MHEALPPSPGSSPWSLRLPGRGLPANSFALRRVTAPGPLPPLLGAGGARPDPSPAPRSARLRSQSARLCRPVRTCRGRPAGPGHTQEGVSAAGAECWHAWAGESPAPRSPGPAAGARHPRGAGHLTFALGQSAAMADPPGCCSTCATCLLCPYSCQWITAKKEKRKGLRTTKYDCSWFLFLFCVFLFTLVWLYFAIIILNDFHNFSEFIFRQRKLWLDWSLVLLIPTAVLVSYSSVLLILLILTVLVVAAAFTGLGIKWAEEWKSARISLQATGPFLHLGAVGGMTLLAWPLASFIYRTRSTGLRVFLLLVYCAAMLALYLAPLGITSPCIMEENQLPPKPALVGHRGAPMLAPENTLMSLHKAVDCDVQVFETDVMVSADGVPFLMHDEELTRTTNVQAVFPERAALNSTAFNWTDLQRLDAGSWFLERRPFPTVQSLSPGDRKEAAEQRIPSLEQALEAAKQSNISIMFDLRPENHSDYQNFVNVTLGVILQSGIPLQQVLWLPDGFREDVKQQAPGVQHVYGRKRFENENEPVLHVNLPYQDMSSEEIRQYRQDNISVNLYVVNQPWLFSVLWCSGVSSVTTNACQVLKEMKHPIWLLPNSTYFMIWIVVDCFSFLIIIWAFVLMKKCSHRRRPAGECAWKGSFPPSEPGSACGTLPDRV
- the GDPD2 gene encoding glycerophosphoinositol inositolphosphodiesterase GDPD2 isoform X2 codes for the protein MHEALPPSPGSSPWSLRLPGRGLPANSFALRRVTAPGPLPPLLGAGGARPDPSPAPRSARLRSQSARLCRPVRTCRGRPAGPGHTQEGVSAAGAECWHAWAGESPAPRSPGPAAGARHPRGAGHLTFALGQSAAMADPPGCCSTCATCLLCPYSCQWITAKKEKRKGLRTTKYDCSWFLFLFCVFLFTLVWLYFAIIILNDFHNFSEFIFRQRKLWLDWSLVLLIPTAVLVSYSSVLLVLALCLQLCGQPLKLHWVHKILLILTVLVVAAAFTGLGIKWAEEWKSARISLQATGPFLHLGAVGGMTLLAWPLASFIYRTRSTGLRVFLLLVYCAAMLALYLAPLGITSPCIMEENQLPPKPALVGHRGAPMLAPENTLMSLHKAVDCDVQVFETDVMVSADGVPFLMHDEELTRTTNVQAVFPERAALNSTAFNWTDLQRLDAGSWFLERRPFPTVQSLSPGDRKEAAEQRIPSLEQALEAAKQSNISIMFDLRPENHSDYQNFVNVTLGVILQSGIPLQQVLWLPDGFREDVKQQAPGVQHVYGRKRFENENEPVLHVNLPYQDMSSEEIRQYRQDNISVNLYVVNQPWLFSVLWCSGVSSVTTNACQVLKEMKHPIWLLPNSTYFMIWIVVDCFSFLIIIWAFVLMKKCSHRRRPAESETDVLLTKINSLMQE
- the GDPD2 gene encoding glycerophosphoinositol inositolphosphodiesterase GDPD2 isoform X1 → MHEALPPSPGSSPWSLRLPGRGLPANSFALRRVTAPGPLPPLLGAGGARPDPSPAPRSARLRSQSARLCRPVRTCRGRPAGPGHTQEGVSAAGAECWHAWAGESPAPRSPGPAAGARHPRGAGHLTFALGQSAAMADPPGCCSTCATCLLCPYSCQWITAKKEKRKGLRTTKYDCSWFLFLFCVFLFTLVWLYFAIIILNDFHNFSEFIFRQRKLWLDWSLVLLIPTAVLVSYSSVLLVLALCLQLCGQPLKLHWVHKILLILTVLVVAAAFTGLGIKWAEEWKSARISLQATGPFLHLGAVGGMTLLAWPLASFIYRTRSTGLRVFLLLVYCAAMLALYLAPLGITSPCIMEENQLPPKPALVGHRGAPMLAPENTLMSLHKAVDCDVQVFETDVMVSADGVPFLMHDEELTRTTNVQAVFPERAALNSTAFNWTDLQRLDAGSWFLERRPFPTVQSLSPGDRKEAAEQRIPSLEQALEAAKQSNISIMFDLRPENHSDYQNFVNVTLGVILQSGIPLQQVLWLPDGFREDVKQQAPGVQHVYGRKRFENENEPVLHVNLPYQDMSSEEIRQYRQDNISVNLYVVNQPWLFSVLWCSGVSSVTTNACQVLKEMKHPIWLLPNSTYFMIWIVVDCFSFLIIIWAFVLMKKCSHRRRPAGECAWKGSFPPSEPGSACGTLPDRV